Proteins from one Salmo salar chromosome ssa29, Ssal_v3.1, whole genome shotgun sequence genomic window:
- the LOC106590169 gene encoding SWI/SNF-related matrix-associated actin-dependent regulator of chromatin subfamily D member 3 isoform X3, producing MATEETAGGARKATKSKLFEFLVHGVRPGMPSGARMPHQGAPMGPPGPPFGGSPAVRPGLPAPVMEPSRKRPAPSQQVQQQQNVQNRARKKPVGFPGANEMPARQMDMRDAQSDPTLGSNAKRRKMADKILPQRIRELVPESQAYMDLLAFERKLDQTIMRKRVDIQEALKRPMKQKRKLRLYISNTFNPAKPDADDSDGSIASWELRVEGKLLDDPGKLKRKFSSFFKSLVIELDKDLYGPDNHLVELLTSKAKWHRTPTTQETDGFQVKRPGDVSVRCTLLLMLDYQPPQFKLDPRLARLLGIHTQTRSCIIQALWQYVKTNKLQDSHDKEYINCDKYFQQIFDCPRLKFSEIPQRLTNLLLPPDPIVINHVISVDPNDQKKTACYDIDVEVEDPLKSQMSSFLLSTANQQEIASLDNKVGQPHKKDSQSQLPKMTFKIHETIESINQLKIQRDFMLSFSRDPKGYIQDWLKSQSRDLKLMTDVVGNPEEERRAEFYHEPWSQEAVSRYFYSKIQQRRQELEQALAVRNT from the exons ATGGCTACGGAGGAGACGGCAGGGGGAGCGCGCAAAGCCACCAAGAGCAAACTGTTTGAGTTCCTGGTCCATGGAGTG CGTCCTGGAATGCCGTCTGGAGCGAGGATGCCCCACCAGGGTGCTCCCATGGGCCCCCCCGGACCCCCGTTCGGTGGGAGCCCCGCGGTGCGGCCCGGCCTGCCAGCCCCGGTCATGGAGCCCAGCCGCAAGAGACCTGCCCCCTCCCAGCAGGTCCAGCAACAGCAGAACGTCCAGAACCGGGCCAGAAA GAAGCCAGTGGGATTCCCTGGAGCCAATGAGATGCCAGCGAGGCAGATGGACATGAGAGATGCCCAGTCAGATCCAACGCTCGGATCAAA cgcCAAGAGAAGGAAAATGGCAGACAAGATTCTTCCACAGAGG ATTCGTGAGCTGGTCCCGGAGTCCCAGGCTTACATGGACCTGTTGGCCTTTGAACGTAAACTGGACCAGACCATTATGCGTAAACGGGTGGACATCCAGGAAGCGCTGAAGAGACCCATGAAG CAAAAGCGTAAACTGAGGCTGTACATCTCCAACACCTTCAACCCTGCCAAGCCCGACGCTGACGACTCAGACGGCAGCATTGCATCATGGGAGCTGCGGGTTGAGGGGAAGCTGCTGGATGAT CCTGGGAAGCTGAAGAGGAAATTCTCCTCGTTCTTCAAGAGCCTGGTGATCGAGCTAGACAAAGACCTGTATGGTCCTGACAACCACCTGGTAGAG CTGCTGACCAGTAAAGCGAAG TGGCATCGCACTCCCACCACCCAGGAGACTGACGGCTTCCAGGTGAAGAGGCCAGGGGACGTGAGCGTGCGCTGCACACTGCTGCTAATGCTAGACTACCAG CCCCCCCAGTTCAAGCTGGACCCTCGTCTTGCTCGCCTGCTGGGTATCCACACCCAGACCCGCTCCTGTATCATCCAGGCCCTGTGGCAGTACGTCAAGACCAACAAGCTGCAGGACTCCCACGACAAGGAGTACATCAACTGTGACAAGTACTTTCAGCAG ATCTTTGACTGCCCGCGGCTCAAGTTCTCGGAGATCCCCCAGCGTCTCACCAACCTCCTCCTGCCCCCTGACCCCATCGTCATCAACCACGTCATCAG CGTGGACCCTAATGACCAGAAGAAGACGGCGTGCTATGACATCGACGTGGAGGTGGAGGACCCCCTGAAGAGCCAGATGAGCAGCTTCCTGCTCTCCACCGCCAACCAGCAGGAGATCGCCTCACTGGACAacaaggtgggacaaccacacaaGAAGGATAGCCAATCACAATTACCCAAGATGACCTTTAAG ATCCACGAAACCATCGAGTCCATCAACCAGTTGAAGATCCAGAGGGACTTTATGCTCAGCTTCTCCAGGGATCCTAAGGGCTACATCCAGGACTGGCTAAAGTCCCAGAGCAGAGACCTGAAG CTGATGACGGACGTGGTGGGGAAcccggaggaggagaggagggcggaGTTTTACCACGAGCCCTGGTCCCAGGAGGCAGTCAGTCGTTACTTCTACAGCAAG ATCCAGCAGAGGAGACAGGAGTTGGAGCAGGCCTTGGCTGTGAGGAACACCTAA
- the LOC106590169 gene encoding SWI/SNF-related matrix-associated actin-dependent regulator of chromatin subfamily D member 3 isoform X7 codes for MATEETAGGARKATKSKLFEFLVHGVRPGMPSGARMPHQGAPMGPPGPPFGGSPAVRPGLPAPVMEPSRKRPAPSQQVQQQQNVQNRARNAKRRKMADKILPQRIRELVPESQAYMDLLAFERKLDQTIMRKRVDIQEALKRPMKQKRKLRLYISNTFNPAKPDADDSDGSIASWELRVEGKLLDDPGKLKRKFSSFFKSLVIELDKDLYGPDNHLVELLTSKAKRFSLPKDNKLKGSRARLLVESWHRTPTTQETDGFQVKRPGDVSVRCTLLLMLDYQPPQFKLDPRLARLLGIHTQTRSCIIQALWQYVKTNKLQDSHDKEYINCDKYFQQIFDCPRLKFSEIPQRLTNLLLPPDPIVINHVISVDPNDQKKTACYDIDVEVEDPLKSQMSSFLLSTANQQEIASLDNKVGQPHKKDSQSQLPKMTFKIHETIESINQLKIQRDFMLSFSRDPKGYIQDWLKSQSRDLKLMTDVVGNPEEERRAEFYHEPWSQEAVSRYFYSKIQQRRQELEQALAVRNT; via the exons ATGGCTACGGAGGAGACGGCAGGGGGAGCGCGCAAAGCCACCAAGAGCAAACTGTTTGAGTTCCTGGTCCATGGAGTG CGTCCTGGAATGCCGTCTGGAGCGAGGATGCCCCACCAGGGTGCTCCCATGGGCCCCCCCGGACCCCCGTTCGGTGGGAGCCCCGCGGTGCGGCCCGGCCTGCCAGCCCCGGTCATGGAGCCCAGCCGCAAGAGACCTGCCCCCTCCCAGCAGGTCCAGCAACAGCAGAACGTCCAGAACCGGGCCAGAAA cgcCAAGAGAAGGAAAATGGCAGACAAGATTCTTCCACAGAGG ATTCGTGAGCTGGTCCCGGAGTCCCAGGCTTACATGGACCTGTTGGCCTTTGAACGTAAACTGGACCAGACCATTATGCGTAAACGGGTGGACATCCAGGAAGCGCTGAAGAGACCCATGAAG CAAAAGCGTAAACTGAGGCTGTACATCTCCAACACCTTCAACCCTGCCAAGCCCGACGCTGACGACTCAGACGGCAGCATTGCATCATGGGAGCTGCGGGTTGAGGGGAAGCTGCTGGATGAT CCTGGGAAGCTGAAGAGGAAATTCTCCTCGTTCTTCAAGAGCCTGGTGATCGAGCTAGACAAAGACCTGTATGGTCCTGACAACCACCTGGTAGAG CTGCTGACCAGTAAAGCGAAG CGATTCAGCCTTCCAAAAGACAACAAACTCAAAGGGTCGAGAGCAAGGCTGCTCGTTGAAAGT TGGCATCGCACTCCCACCACCCAGGAGACTGACGGCTTCCAGGTGAAGAGGCCAGGGGACGTGAGCGTGCGCTGCACACTGCTGCTAATGCTAGACTACCAG CCCCCCCAGTTCAAGCTGGACCCTCGTCTTGCTCGCCTGCTGGGTATCCACACCCAGACCCGCTCCTGTATCATCCAGGCCCTGTGGCAGTACGTCAAGACCAACAAGCTGCAGGACTCCCACGACAAGGAGTACATCAACTGTGACAAGTACTTTCAGCAG ATCTTTGACTGCCCGCGGCTCAAGTTCTCGGAGATCCCCCAGCGTCTCACCAACCTCCTCCTGCCCCCTGACCCCATCGTCATCAACCACGTCATCAG CGTGGACCCTAATGACCAGAAGAAGACGGCGTGCTATGACATCGACGTGGAGGTGGAGGACCCCCTGAAGAGCCAGATGAGCAGCTTCCTGCTCTCCACCGCCAACCAGCAGGAGATCGCCTCACTGGACAacaaggtgggacaaccacacaaGAAGGATAGCCAATCACAATTACCCAAGATGACCTTTAAG ATCCACGAAACCATCGAGTCCATCAACCAGTTGAAGATCCAGAGGGACTTTATGCTCAGCTTCTCCAGGGATCCTAAGGGCTACATCCAGGACTGGCTAAAGTCCCAGAGCAGAGACCTGAAG CTGATGACGGACGTGGTGGGGAAcccggaggaggagaggagggcggaGTTTTACCACGAGCCCTGGTCCCAGGAGGCAGTCAGTCGTTACTTCTACAGCAAG ATCCAGCAGAGGAGACAGGAGTTGGAGCAGGCCTTGGCTGTGAGGAACACCTAA
- the LOC106590169 gene encoding SWI/SNF-related matrix-associated actin-dependent regulator of chromatin subfamily D member 3 isoform X2 — protein MATEETAGGARKATKSKLFEFLVHGVRPGMPSGARMPHQGAPMGPPGPPFGGSPAVRPGLPAPVMEPSRKRPAPSQQVQQQQNVQNRARKKPVGFPGANEMPARQMDMRDAQSDPTLGSNAKRRKMADKILPQRIRELVPESQAYMDLLAFERKLDQTIMRKRVDIQEALKRPMKQKRKLRLYISNTFNPAKPDADDSDGSIASWELRVEGKLLDDPGKLKRKFSSFFKSLVIELDKDLYGPDNHLVELLTSKAKRFSLPKDNKLKGSRARLLVESWHRTPTTQETDGFQVKRPGDVSVRCTLLLMLDYQPPQFKLDPRLARLLGIHTQTRSCIIQALWQYVKTNKLQDSHDKEYINCDKYFQQIFDCPRLKFSEIPQRLTNLLLPPDPIVINHVISVDPNDQKKTACYDIDVEVEDPLKSQMSSFLLSTANQQEIASLDNKIHETIESINQLKIQRDFMLSFSRDPKGYIQDWLKSQSRDLKLMTDVVGNPEEERRAEFYHEPWSQEAVSRYFYSKIQQRRQELEQALAVRNT, from the exons ATGGCTACGGAGGAGACGGCAGGGGGAGCGCGCAAAGCCACCAAGAGCAAACTGTTTGAGTTCCTGGTCCATGGAGTG CGTCCTGGAATGCCGTCTGGAGCGAGGATGCCCCACCAGGGTGCTCCCATGGGCCCCCCCGGACCCCCGTTCGGTGGGAGCCCCGCGGTGCGGCCCGGCCTGCCAGCCCCGGTCATGGAGCCCAGCCGCAAGAGACCTGCCCCCTCCCAGCAGGTCCAGCAACAGCAGAACGTCCAGAACCGGGCCAGAAA GAAGCCAGTGGGATTCCCTGGAGCCAATGAGATGCCAGCGAGGCAGATGGACATGAGAGATGCCCAGTCAGATCCAACGCTCGGATCAAA cgcCAAGAGAAGGAAAATGGCAGACAAGATTCTTCCACAGAGG ATTCGTGAGCTGGTCCCGGAGTCCCAGGCTTACATGGACCTGTTGGCCTTTGAACGTAAACTGGACCAGACCATTATGCGTAAACGGGTGGACATCCAGGAAGCGCTGAAGAGACCCATGAAG CAAAAGCGTAAACTGAGGCTGTACATCTCCAACACCTTCAACCCTGCCAAGCCCGACGCTGACGACTCAGACGGCAGCATTGCATCATGGGAGCTGCGGGTTGAGGGGAAGCTGCTGGATGAT CCTGGGAAGCTGAAGAGGAAATTCTCCTCGTTCTTCAAGAGCCTGGTGATCGAGCTAGACAAAGACCTGTATGGTCCTGACAACCACCTGGTAGAG CTGCTGACCAGTAAAGCGAAG CGATTCAGCCTTCCAAAAGACAACAAACTCAAAGGGTCGAGAGCAAGGCTGCTCGTTGAAAGT TGGCATCGCACTCCCACCACCCAGGAGACTGACGGCTTCCAGGTGAAGAGGCCAGGGGACGTGAGCGTGCGCTGCACACTGCTGCTAATGCTAGACTACCAG CCCCCCCAGTTCAAGCTGGACCCTCGTCTTGCTCGCCTGCTGGGTATCCACACCCAGACCCGCTCCTGTATCATCCAGGCCCTGTGGCAGTACGTCAAGACCAACAAGCTGCAGGACTCCCACGACAAGGAGTACATCAACTGTGACAAGTACTTTCAGCAG ATCTTTGACTGCCCGCGGCTCAAGTTCTCGGAGATCCCCCAGCGTCTCACCAACCTCCTCCTGCCCCCTGACCCCATCGTCATCAACCACGTCATCAG CGTGGACCCTAATGACCAGAAGAAGACGGCGTGCTATGACATCGACGTGGAGGTGGAGGACCCCCTGAAGAGCCAGATGAGCAGCTTCCTGCTCTCCACCGCCAACCAGCAGGAGATCGCCTCACTGGACAacaag ATCCACGAAACCATCGAGTCCATCAACCAGTTGAAGATCCAGAGGGACTTTATGCTCAGCTTCTCCAGGGATCCTAAGGGCTACATCCAGGACTGGCTAAAGTCCCAGAGCAGAGACCTGAAG CTGATGACGGACGTGGTGGGGAAcccggaggaggagaggagggcggaGTTTTACCACGAGCCCTGGTCCCAGGAGGCAGTCAGTCGTTACTTCTACAGCAAG ATCCAGCAGAGGAGACAGGAGTTGGAGCAGGCCTTGGCTGTGAGGAACACCTAA
- the LOC106590169 gene encoding SWI/SNF-related matrix-associated actin-dependent regulator of chromatin subfamily D member 3 isoform X10: MATEETAGGARKATKSKLFEFLVHGVRPGMPSGARMPHQGAPMGPPGPPFGGSPAVRPGLPAPVMEPSRKRPAPSQQVQQQQNVQNRARNAKRRKMADKILPQRIRELVPESQAYMDLLAFERKLDQTIMRKRVDIQEALKRPMKQKRKLRLYISNTFNPAKPDADDSDGSIASWELRVEGKLLDDPGKLKRKFSSFFKSLVIELDKDLYGPDNHLVEWHRTPTTQETDGFQVKRPGDVSVRCTLLLMLDYQPPQFKLDPRLARLLGIHTQTRSCIIQALWQYVKTNKLQDSHDKEYINCDKYFQQIFDCPRLKFSEIPQRLTNLLLPPDPIVINHVISVDPNDQKKTACYDIDVEVEDPLKSQMSSFLLSTANQQEIASLDNKIHETIESINQLKIQRDFMLSFSRDPKGYIQDWLKSQSRDLKLMTDVVGNPEEERRAEFYHEPWSQEAVSRYFYSKIQQRRQELEQALAVRNT, from the exons ATGGCTACGGAGGAGACGGCAGGGGGAGCGCGCAAAGCCACCAAGAGCAAACTGTTTGAGTTCCTGGTCCATGGAGTG CGTCCTGGAATGCCGTCTGGAGCGAGGATGCCCCACCAGGGTGCTCCCATGGGCCCCCCCGGACCCCCGTTCGGTGGGAGCCCCGCGGTGCGGCCCGGCCTGCCAGCCCCGGTCATGGAGCCCAGCCGCAAGAGACCTGCCCCCTCCCAGCAGGTCCAGCAACAGCAGAACGTCCAGAACCGGGCCAGAAA cgcCAAGAGAAGGAAAATGGCAGACAAGATTCTTCCACAGAGG ATTCGTGAGCTGGTCCCGGAGTCCCAGGCTTACATGGACCTGTTGGCCTTTGAACGTAAACTGGACCAGACCATTATGCGTAAACGGGTGGACATCCAGGAAGCGCTGAAGAGACCCATGAAG CAAAAGCGTAAACTGAGGCTGTACATCTCCAACACCTTCAACCCTGCCAAGCCCGACGCTGACGACTCAGACGGCAGCATTGCATCATGGGAGCTGCGGGTTGAGGGGAAGCTGCTGGATGAT CCTGGGAAGCTGAAGAGGAAATTCTCCTCGTTCTTCAAGAGCCTGGTGATCGAGCTAGACAAAGACCTGTATGGTCCTGACAACCACCTGGTAGAG TGGCATCGCACTCCCACCACCCAGGAGACTGACGGCTTCCAGGTGAAGAGGCCAGGGGACGTGAGCGTGCGCTGCACACTGCTGCTAATGCTAGACTACCAG CCCCCCCAGTTCAAGCTGGACCCTCGTCTTGCTCGCCTGCTGGGTATCCACACCCAGACCCGCTCCTGTATCATCCAGGCCCTGTGGCAGTACGTCAAGACCAACAAGCTGCAGGACTCCCACGACAAGGAGTACATCAACTGTGACAAGTACTTTCAGCAG ATCTTTGACTGCCCGCGGCTCAAGTTCTCGGAGATCCCCCAGCGTCTCACCAACCTCCTCCTGCCCCCTGACCCCATCGTCATCAACCACGTCATCAG CGTGGACCCTAATGACCAGAAGAAGACGGCGTGCTATGACATCGACGTGGAGGTGGAGGACCCCCTGAAGAGCCAGATGAGCAGCTTCCTGCTCTCCACCGCCAACCAGCAGGAGATCGCCTCACTGGACAacaag ATCCACGAAACCATCGAGTCCATCAACCAGTTGAAGATCCAGAGGGACTTTATGCTCAGCTTCTCCAGGGATCCTAAGGGCTACATCCAGGACTGGCTAAAGTCCCAGAGCAGAGACCTGAAG CTGATGACGGACGTGGTGGGGAAcccggaggaggagaggagggcggaGTTTTACCACGAGCCCTGGTCCCAGGAGGCAGTCAGTCGTTACTTCTACAGCAAG ATCCAGCAGAGGAGACAGGAGTTGGAGCAGGCCTTGGCTGTGAGGAACACCTAA
- the LOC106590169 gene encoding SWI/SNF-related matrix-associated actin-dependent regulator of chromatin subfamily D member 3 isoform X1 yields MATEETAGGARKATKSKLFEFLVHGVRPGMPSGARMPHQGAPMGPPGPPFGGSPAVRPGLPAPVMEPSRKRPAPSQQVQQQQNVQNRARKKPVGFPGANEMPARQMDMRDAQSDPTLGSNAKRRKMADKILPQRIRELVPESQAYMDLLAFERKLDQTIMRKRVDIQEALKRPMKQKRKLRLYISNTFNPAKPDADDSDGSIASWELRVEGKLLDDPGKLKRKFSSFFKSLVIELDKDLYGPDNHLVELLTSKAKRFSLPKDNKLKGSRARLLVESWHRTPTTQETDGFQVKRPGDVSVRCTLLLMLDYQPPQFKLDPRLARLLGIHTQTRSCIIQALWQYVKTNKLQDSHDKEYINCDKYFQQIFDCPRLKFSEIPQRLTNLLLPPDPIVINHVISVDPNDQKKTACYDIDVEVEDPLKSQMSSFLLSTANQQEIASLDNKVGQPHKKDSQSQLPKMTFKIHETIESINQLKIQRDFMLSFSRDPKGYIQDWLKSQSRDLKLMTDVVGNPEEERRAEFYHEPWSQEAVSRYFYSKIQQRRQELEQALAVRNT; encoded by the exons ATGGCTACGGAGGAGACGGCAGGGGGAGCGCGCAAAGCCACCAAGAGCAAACTGTTTGAGTTCCTGGTCCATGGAGTG CGTCCTGGAATGCCGTCTGGAGCGAGGATGCCCCACCAGGGTGCTCCCATGGGCCCCCCCGGACCCCCGTTCGGTGGGAGCCCCGCGGTGCGGCCCGGCCTGCCAGCCCCGGTCATGGAGCCCAGCCGCAAGAGACCTGCCCCCTCCCAGCAGGTCCAGCAACAGCAGAACGTCCAGAACCGGGCCAGAAA GAAGCCAGTGGGATTCCCTGGAGCCAATGAGATGCCAGCGAGGCAGATGGACATGAGAGATGCCCAGTCAGATCCAACGCTCGGATCAAA cgcCAAGAGAAGGAAAATGGCAGACAAGATTCTTCCACAGAGG ATTCGTGAGCTGGTCCCGGAGTCCCAGGCTTACATGGACCTGTTGGCCTTTGAACGTAAACTGGACCAGACCATTATGCGTAAACGGGTGGACATCCAGGAAGCGCTGAAGAGACCCATGAAG CAAAAGCGTAAACTGAGGCTGTACATCTCCAACACCTTCAACCCTGCCAAGCCCGACGCTGACGACTCAGACGGCAGCATTGCATCATGGGAGCTGCGGGTTGAGGGGAAGCTGCTGGATGAT CCTGGGAAGCTGAAGAGGAAATTCTCCTCGTTCTTCAAGAGCCTGGTGATCGAGCTAGACAAAGACCTGTATGGTCCTGACAACCACCTGGTAGAG CTGCTGACCAGTAAAGCGAAG CGATTCAGCCTTCCAAAAGACAACAAACTCAAAGGGTCGAGAGCAAGGCTGCTCGTTGAAAGT TGGCATCGCACTCCCACCACCCAGGAGACTGACGGCTTCCAGGTGAAGAGGCCAGGGGACGTGAGCGTGCGCTGCACACTGCTGCTAATGCTAGACTACCAG CCCCCCCAGTTCAAGCTGGACCCTCGTCTTGCTCGCCTGCTGGGTATCCACACCCAGACCCGCTCCTGTATCATCCAGGCCCTGTGGCAGTACGTCAAGACCAACAAGCTGCAGGACTCCCACGACAAGGAGTACATCAACTGTGACAAGTACTTTCAGCAG ATCTTTGACTGCCCGCGGCTCAAGTTCTCGGAGATCCCCCAGCGTCTCACCAACCTCCTCCTGCCCCCTGACCCCATCGTCATCAACCACGTCATCAG CGTGGACCCTAATGACCAGAAGAAGACGGCGTGCTATGACATCGACGTGGAGGTGGAGGACCCCCTGAAGAGCCAGATGAGCAGCTTCCTGCTCTCCACCGCCAACCAGCAGGAGATCGCCTCACTGGACAacaaggtgggacaaccacacaaGAAGGATAGCCAATCACAATTACCCAAGATGACCTTTAAG ATCCACGAAACCATCGAGTCCATCAACCAGTTGAAGATCCAGAGGGACTTTATGCTCAGCTTCTCCAGGGATCCTAAGGGCTACATCCAGGACTGGCTAAAGTCCCAGAGCAGAGACCTGAAG CTGATGACGGACGTGGTGGGGAAcccggaggaggagaggagggcggaGTTTTACCACGAGCCCTGGTCCCAGGAGGCAGTCAGTCGTTACTTCTACAGCAAG ATCCAGCAGAGGAGACAGGAGTTGGAGCAGGCCTTGGCTGTGAGGAACACCTAA
- the LOC106590169 gene encoding SWI/SNF-related matrix-associated actin-dependent regulator of chromatin subfamily D member 3 isoform X5 produces the protein MATEETAGGARKATKSKLFEFLVHGVRPGMPSGARMPHQGAPMGPPGPPFGGSPAVRPGLPAPVMEPSRKRPAPSQQVQQQQNVQNRARKKPVGFPGANEMPARQMDMRDAQSDPTLGSNAKRRKMADKILPQRIRELVPESQAYMDLLAFERKLDQTIMRKRVDIQEALKRPMKQKRKLRLYISNTFNPAKPDADDSDGSIASWELRVEGKLLDDPGKLKRKFSSFFKSLVIELDKDLYGPDNHLVEWHRTPTTQETDGFQVKRPGDVSVRCTLLLMLDYQPPQFKLDPRLARLLGIHTQTRSCIIQALWQYVKTNKLQDSHDKEYINCDKYFQQIFDCPRLKFSEIPQRLTNLLLPPDPIVINHVISVDPNDQKKTACYDIDVEVEDPLKSQMSSFLLSTANQQEIASLDNKVGQPHKKDSQSQLPKMTFKIHETIESINQLKIQRDFMLSFSRDPKGYIQDWLKSQSRDLKLMTDVVGNPEEERRAEFYHEPWSQEAVSRYFYSKIQQRRQELEQALAVRNT, from the exons ATGGCTACGGAGGAGACGGCAGGGGGAGCGCGCAAAGCCACCAAGAGCAAACTGTTTGAGTTCCTGGTCCATGGAGTG CGTCCTGGAATGCCGTCTGGAGCGAGGATGCCCCACCAGGGTGCTCCCATGGGCCCCCCCGGACCCCCGTTCGGTGGGAGCCCCGCGGTGCGGCCCGGCCTGCCAGCCCCGGTCATGGAGCCCAGCCGCAAGAGACCTGCCCCCTCCCAGCAGGTCCAGCAACAGCAGAACGTCCAGAACCGGGCCAGAAA GAAGCCAGTGGGATTCCCTGGAGCCAATGAGATGCCAGCGAGGCAGATGGACATGAGAGATGCCCAGTCAGATCCAACGCTCGGATCAAA cgcCAAGAGAAGGAAAATGGCAGACAAGATTCTTCCACAGAGG ATTCGTGAGCTGGTCCCGGAGTCCCAGGCTTACATGGACCTGTTGGCCTTTGAACGTAAACTGGACCAGACCATTATGCGTAAACGGGTGGACATCCAGGAAGCGCTGAAGAGACCCATGAAG CAAAAGCGTAAACTGAGGCTGTACATCTCCAACACCTTCAACCCTGCCAAGCCCGACGCTGACGACTCAGACGGCAGCATTGCATCATGGGAGCTGCGGGTTGAGGGGAAGCTGCTGGATGAT CCTGGGAAGCTGAAGAGGAAATTCTCCTCGTTCTTCAAGAGCCTGGTGATCGAGCTAGACAAAGACCTGTATGGTCCTGACAACCACCTGGTAGAG TGGCATCGCACTCCCACCACCCAGGAGACTGACGGCTTCCAGGTGAAGAGGCCAGGGGACGTGAGCGTGCGCTGCACACTGCTGCTAATGCTAGACTACCAG CCCCCCCAGTTCAAGCTGGACCCTCGTCTTGCTCGCCTGCTGGGTATCCACACCCAGACCCGCTCCTGTATCATCCAGGCCCTGTGGCAGTACGTCAAGACCAACAAGCTGCAGGACTCCCACGACAAGGAGTACATCAACTGTGACAAGTACTTTCAGCAG ATCTTTGACTGCCCGCGGCTCAAGTTCTCGGAGATCCCCCAGCGTCTCACCAACCTCCTCCTGCCCCCTGACCCCATCGTCATCAACCACGTCATCAG CGTGGACCCTAATGACCAGAAGAAGACGGCGTGCTATGACATCGACGTGGAGGTGGAGGACCCCCTGAAGAGCCAGATGAGCAGCTTCCTGCTCTCCACCGCCAACCAGCAGGAGATCGCCTCACTGGACAacaaggtgggacaaccacacaaGAAGGATAGCCAATCACAATTACCCAAGATGACCTTTAAG ATCCACGAAACCATCGAGTCCATCAACCAGTTGAAGATCCAGAGGGACTTTATGCTCAGCTTCTCCAGGGATCCTAAGGGCTACATCCAGGACTGGCTAAAGTCCCAGAGCAGAGACCTGAAG CTGATGACGGACGTGGTGGGGAAcccggaggaggagaggagggcggaGTTTTACCACGAGCCCTGGTCCCAGGAGGCAGTCAGTCGTTACTTCTACAGCAAG ATCCAGCAGAGGAGACAGGAGTTGGAGCAGGCCTTGGCTGTGAGGAACACCTAA